A section of the Streptomyces sp. Je 1-369 genome encodes:
- a CDS encoding ferredoxin, translating into MEVHVDRGRCAGSGLCMSYVPAVFDQSEDDGKVLLKAARPEAGSAAAVRGAAARCPAGAITLSGGDARGR; encoded by the coding sequence ATGGAGGTACACGTCGACCGCGGCAGGTGCGCGGGCTCCGGTCTGTGCATGAGCTACGTGCCCGCCGTGTTCGACCAGTCCGAGGACGACGGGAAGGTGCTGCTCAAAGCGGCGAGGCCCGAAGCGGGCTCGGCCGCGGCCGTGCGCGGCGCCGCCGCGAGATGCCCGGCCGGCGCGATCACGCTGAGCGGCGGGGACGCGCGCGGCCGCTAG
- a CDS encoding ABC transporter ATP-binding protein: protein MVELTGVSKTYEDVAALRGADLVIRRGELLAIVGPSGSGKSTMLNIMGTLDRPSAGRVRIDGHDVADLTDRELSALRADTIGFVFQQFHLAFGVPALDSVADGLLYSGRPRGERRRLAERALRRVGLGHRLYHQPHQLSGGEKQRVAIARAVLGDPPLLLADEPTGALDSRSGAVVIELLHELHEAGTTVVVITHDRDIAATLPREVRLKDGRIEHDSLGDDGSPAVLVPQDALVPQEAVR from the coding sequence GTGGTCGAGCTGACTGGCGTCTCCAAGACGTACGAGGACGTCGCCGCCCTGCGCGGCGCCGACCTGGTCATCCGGCGCGGTGAACTCCTCGCCATCGTCGGCCCCTCGGGGTCCGGCAAGTCCACGATGCTCAACATCATGGGCACCCTGGACCGCCCGTCGGCGGGCCGCGTCCGCATCGACGGGCACGACGTGGCGGACCTGACCGACCGTGAACTGTCCGCGCTGCGGGCCGACACCATCGGCTTCGTCTTCCAGCAGTTCCACCTGGCCTTCGGCGTACCGGCGCTGGACAGCGTCGCCGACGGACTGCTCTACAGCGGCAGGCCGCGCGGCGAGCGCCGCCGCCTCGCCGAGCGGGCGCTGCGCAGGGTCGGCCTCGGCCACCGGCTCTACCACCAGCCGCACCAGCTGTCCGGCGGCGAGAAGCAGCGCGTGGCCATCGCCCGCGCGGTGCTCGGCGACCCGCCGCTGCTGCTCGCCGACGAACCGACCGGCGCGCTCGACTCACGGTCGGGAGCCGTCGTCATCGAGCTGCTCCACGAGCTGCACGAGGCAGGGACGACGGTGGTGGTGATCACCCACGACCGGGACATCGCCGCGACCCTGCCCCGCGAGGTGCGCCTCAAGGACGGCCGGATCGAGCACGACTCGCTCGGCGACGACGGCAGCCCCGCCGTCCTCGTTCCCCAGGACGCCCTCGTGCCCCAGGAGGCCGTGCGATGA
- a CDS encoding cytochrome P450 has translation MPHESTPVPLHTRRTHFDPADDLRRLTADGPVTRVSLAPGAGGEPLWLVTGHEEVRRVLGDHTRFSTRRRFGSREPADSEGERPDEGVGLLMDYDPPEHTRLRRMLTPEFTVRRMRRLQPRIETIVAERLDAMERAGHPADLAELYASAIPGPVLCELIGVPRDDRDDFLRRCHAHLATGRGRQERTAAGSAFTRYLAALVARQRKNPDDGFLGMLVRDHGSEFTDKELRGICVLLMLAGLDNISGMLGLGALALLEDPARLALVRDDPAALDRAVEELLRYLSVPHAPTPRTAVEDITLGGRLIRAGDTVVCSIPLANRDPHLTAEPDRLDLTREPVPHVAFGHGIHHCIGAALARMELRIAYSALLRRFPGLRLAVPVQDVEFRVRSTAYGVERLPVTW, from the coding sequence ATGCCGCACGAGAGCACACCGGTACCGCTGCACACCCGCCGCACGCACTTCGACCCCGCCGACGACCTGCGGCGCCTCACCGCCGACGGGCCCGTCACCCGCGTCAGCCTGGCACCCGGCGCGGGCGGCGAGCCCCTGTGGCTCGTCACAGGACACGAGGAAGTGCGCAGGGTCCTCGGCGACCACACCCGCTTCTCCACCCGCCGCCGCTTCGGCTCGCGCGAGCCCGCCGACAGCGAAGGGGAGCGGCCCGACGAAGGCGTCGGGCTCCTCATGGACTACGACCCGCCCGAACACACCAGGCTGCGCAGAATGCTCACGCCGGAGTTCACGGTACGGCGCATGCGCAGGCTCCAGCCGCGCATCGAGACCATCGTCGCCGAACGCCTCGACGCCATGGAGCGGGCCGGGCACCCCGCCGACCTGGCGGAGCTCTACGCGTCGGCGATCCCGGGCCCGGTGCTCTGCGAACTCATCGGCGTGCCCCGCGACGACCGCGACGACTTCCTGCGCCGCTGCCACGCCCACCTCGCCACGGGACGCGGCCGACAGGAGCGCACGGCCGCCGGGTCGGCGTTCACCCGCTACCTCGCCGCCCTGGTGGCCCGGCAGCGTAAGAACCCCGACGACGGCTTCCTCGGCATGCTGGTCCGCGACCACGGAAGCGAATTCACCGACAAGGAGCTGCGGGGCATCTGCGTCCTGCTGATGCTCGCCGGCCTCGACAACATCTCCGGAATGCTGGGTCTCGGCGCCCTCGCCCTCCTGGAGGACCCGGCCCGACTCGCCCTCGTACGCGACGATCCCGCGGCCCTGGACCGCGCCGTCGAGGAGCTGCTCCGCTACCTGTCGGTGCCGCACGCCCCCACGCCCCGCACCGCCGTCGAGGACATCACCCTCGGCGGCAGGCTGATCAGAGCGGGCGACACCGTCGTCTGCTCGATCCCGCTGGCCAACCGCGACCCGCACCTGACCGCCGAGCCCGACCGGCTCGACCTGACCAGAGAACCCGTGCCGCACGTCGCTTTCGGGCACGGCATCCACCACTGCATCGGCGCGGCGCTGGCCCGGATGGAACTCCGCATCGCTTACTCGGCGCTGCTGCGGCGCTTTCCCGGACTGCGGCTCGCGGTGCCCGTACAGGACGTGGAATTCCGGGTCCGTTCGACCGCGTACGGGGTGGAACGGCTACCGGTCACCTGGTGA
- a CDS encoding tryptophan halogenase family protein produces the protein MTHAPVRDVVIVGGGTAGWMTAAYLTAAFGDRINVTLVESADVGTIGVGEATFSDIRHFFEFLGLAERDWMPACNATYKLAVRFEDWREPGHHFYHPFEQLRSVKGFPLTDWWLRYPTSDRFDVDCFVMASLIDGNRSPRYLDNRLLEQDFVEGEASPNTIAEYQGAQFPYAYHFEAHLLAKYLTKYATQRGVRHVVDNVVDAGLDERGWLSHVQTAEHGRLEGDLFVDCTGFRGLLINKALEEPFVSYQDTLPNDSAVALQVPMDMDKEPLRPCTTATAQDAGWIWTIPLVSRIGTGYVYARDYMDPEEAERTLRAFVGPAAADVSANHIRMRIGRSRRSWVNNCVAIGLSSGFVEPLESTGIFFIHYAIEQLVKYYPAADWDLTLREQYNSALMNVMDGVREFLVLHYRGAKRADNQYWRDTKTRIVPDALAERLELWESKVPDTGTVYPRYHGLPPYSYNCILLGTGGIPVRPSPALDLIDEKAALAEFQAIRDQARSLVRTLPTQNDYFKRMRDGV, from the coding sequence ATGACGCATGCTCCCGTACGCGACGTCGTCATCGTCGGCGGCGGTACGGCCGGCTGGATGACCGCCGCGTATCTGACGGCGGCCTTCGGCGACCGGATCAACGTCACGCTCGTGGAGTCGGCGGACGTCGGCACCATCGGCGTCGGCGAGGCCACGTTCAGCGACATCAGGCACTTCTTCGAGTTCCTCGGCCTGGCCGAGCGGGACTGGATGCCCGCCTGCAACGCCACGTACAAACTCGCCGTCCGCTTCGAGGACTGGCGCGAGCCCGGGCACCACTTCTACCACCCCTTCGAGCAGCTCAGGTCGGTCAAGGGCTTCCCCCTCACCGACTGGTGGCTGCGGTACCCCACGAGCGACCGGTTCGACGTGGACTGCTTCGTGATGGCCTCCCTCATCGACGGCAACCGCAGCCCCCGCTACCTCGACAACCGGCTCCTGGAACAGGACTTCGTCGAGGGCGAGGCGTCGCCGAACACCATCGCCGAGTATCAGGGCGCCCAATTCCCGTACGCCTACCACTTCGAGGCGCACCTCCTCGCCAAGTACCTGACGAAGTACGCCACTCAGCGCGGGGTACGGCACGTCGTCGACAACGTCGTGGACGCCGGACTCGACGAGCGCGGCTGGCTCTCGCACGTGCAGACCGCCGAACACGGGCGACTGGAAGGCGACCTCTTCGTCGACTGCACGGGCTTCCGCGGCCTGCTGATCAACAAGGCGCTCGAGGAACCTTTCGTCTCCTACCAGGACACCCTGCCCAACGACAGCGCGGTCGCCCTCCAGGTCCCCATGGACATGGACAAGGAACCACTCCGCCCCTGCACCACCGCGACCGCCCAGGACGCCGGATGGATCTGGACCATCCCGCTGGTCAGCCGGATCGGCACCGGCTACGTCTACGCGCGCGACTACATGGACCCCGAGGAGGCCGAACGCACCCTGCGCGCGTTCGTCGGCCCCGCCGCGGCCGACGTATCCGCCAACCACATCCGGATGCGGATCGGCCGCAGCCGCCGCTCCTGGGTCAACAACTGCGTGGCCATCGGCCTGTCCAGCGGCTTCGTGGAGCCGCTGGAGTCGACCGGGATCTTCTTCATCCACTACGCGATCGAGCAGCTCGTCAAGTACTACCCGGCGGCCGACTGGGACCTCACCCTGCGCGAGCAGTACAACAGCGCGCTGATGAACGTCATGGACGGCGTACGGGAGTTCCTCGTCCTGCACTACCGCGGCGCGAAGCGCGCGGACAACCAGTACTGGCGCGACACCAAGACCCGCATCGTGCCCGACGCGCTCGCCGAGCGCCTGGAGCTGTGGGAGAGCAAGGTCCCCGACACCGGCACGGTCTACCCCCGCTACCACGGCCTGCCGCCCTACTCGTACAACTGCATCCTGCTCGGCACCGGCGGCATCCCCGTCCGGCCCTCGCCCGCCCTCGACCTCATCGACGAGAAGGCCGCGCTCGCCGAGTTCCAGGCCATCCGGGACCAGGCGCGGTCGCTGGTCCGCACGCTGCCCACGCAGAACGACTACTTCAAACGCATGCGCGACGGGGTGTGA
- a CDS encoding cation:proton antiporter, which translates to MLAAGPPAAAELLSAAPVPPIAAHPLLIFLLQVGVLLLLAIMLGRLATRCGLPAIVGELSAGVLLGPSLFGWVAPDAAAWLLPSDPAQVHLLDAVGQIAVLLLVGLTGIEMDLRMIRRRGGTALRVSLAGLLVPLALGIGLGYPLARMLGIGASDRQMFALFLGVAMCVSAIPVIAKTLMDMDLIHRDVGQLTLAAGMIDDTFGWLMLSVVSAMTVGGLTAGVFAEAIGSLLLVLLIALLIGRPLVRRALRLCKGSDERTVSAAAAMILLAAAGTQSLGLEAVFGAYLCGMLIGSSGEFDRARTVSLRMVVLAVLAPVFFATAGLRIDLRALTEPAVLGAALIVLATAVLGKFAGAYIGARLSRLSRWEALALGAGMNARGVIEIIVAMVGLRLGILDTRTYTIIVLVAVVTSVMAPPLLKATVKRIDCTPEEQRRHTAWRGTPTRGSPERAET; encoded by the coding sequence GTGCTTGCCGCCGGTCCACCCGCGGCCGCCGAACTGCTGTCGGCCGCCCCCGTGCCGCCGATCGCGGCACACCCCCTGCTCATCTTCCTGCTGCAGGTCGGCGTGCTGCTGCTCCTCGCCATCATGCTCGGCAGGCTTGCCACGCGCTGCGGACTCCCGGCCATCGTGGGGGAGTTGAGTGCGGGCGTACTCCTCGGCCCGTCCCTCTTCGGCTGGGTGGCGCCGGACGCCGCGGCGTGGCTGCTGCCGTCGGACCCGGCGCAGGTGCACCTGCTCGACGCCGTCGGACAGATCGCGGTCCTCCTCCTCGTCGGGCTCACCGGCATCGAGATGGACCTGCGGATGATCCGCCGCAGGGGCGGCACGGCACTGCGCGTCAGCCTCGCCGGGCTGCTCGTGCCCCTCGCCCTCGGAATCGGCCTCGGCTATCCGCTGGCCCGCATGCTCGGCATCGGCGCGTCCGACCGGCAGATGTTCGCGCTCTTCCTCGGCGTCGCCATGTGCGTCAGCGCCATCCCCGTCATCGCCAAGACGCTGATGGACATGGACCTCATCCACCGGGACGTCGGCCAACTCACGCTGGCCGCGGGGATGATCGATGACACCTTCGGCTGGCTCATGCTCTCCGTGGTCTCCGCGATGACCGTCGGCGGCCTGACCGCGGGCGTGTTCGCCGAGGCCATCGGCTCGCTCCTGCTGGTCCTCCTGATCGCGCTGCTCATCGGCCGCCCGCTCGTACGCAGAGCCCTGCGGCTGTGCAAGGGGTCGGACGAGCGGACGGTGTCCGCGGCCGCCGCGATGATCCTGCTCGCGGCGGCGGGCACGCAGTCGCTCGGTCTCGAAGCGGTCTTCGGGGCGTACCTGTGCGGCATGCTCATCGGCTCCAGCGGGGAGTTCGACCGGGCCCGCACGGTGTCGCTGCGCATGGTCGTCCTCGCCGTCCTCGCGCCCGTCTTCTTCGCCACCGCGGGGCTCCGCATCGACCTGCGCGCGCTCACCGAACCGGCGGTGCTCGGGGCCGCGCTGATCGTGCTCGCCACCGCCGTCCTCGGGAAGTTCGCGGGCGCCTACATCGGCGCGCGGCTCAGCAGACTGAGCCGCTGGGAGGCCCTCGCGCTCGGCGCGGGAATGAACGCCCGCGGCGTCATCGAGATCATCGTCGCCATGGTCGGACTGCGGCTCGGCATCCTCGACACCAGGACGTACACGATCATCGTGCTCGTCGCGGTGGTCACCTCCGTCATGGCACCGCCGCTGCTCAAGGCGACCGTGAAACGTATCGACTGCACACCGGAGGAGCAGCGCAGACACACCGCGTGGCGCGGGACGCCGACGCGGGGGAGCCCGGAGCGGGCGGAGACCTGA
- a CDS encoding cytochrome P450 encodes MSKAVSTSAHTRRDGIEPVPELVEIGAHTPLVELDTGGRAPSRHWLATGYDEVRAILGDDRFSMLPPDDGRNGGKRQIEVGNLRQYDPPDHTRLRRMLTPEFTMRRIRRLEPFIEEIVEHCLDALEGAGRPADLVRHFAWPIPGLVGCALLGVPRDDAAELARNLNISRTGTGFGRHTSREERERQRAAVNAYMTYMNRLVRQKRRAPGDDLLGMLIRRHGDDLTDEELTGMAAAIMGSGLEDIGGMLGLGPLALLEHPDQLALFQDRPDLLDSAVEELIRYVSSVQNATPRTALVDVTVGGQLIRAGESVICSLLAVSRDPAGGAMANGAPQDTLDITRDNSGHLAFGHGVHHCIGAVLARVELRIAISALLRRFPKLSLAVPAEEIRFRTWTPNYGVDELLVRW; translated from the coding sequence CGTCCGCGCACACCCGCAGGGACGGCATCGAACCCGTACCGGAACTCGTCGAAATCGGCGCGCACACCCCGCTCGTCGAACTCGACACCGGCGGGCGCGCCCCGAGCCGCCACTGGCTCGCGACCGGCTACGACGAGGTGCGGGCCATCCTCGGCGACGACCGGTTCAGCATGCTGCCGCCCGACGACGGCAGGAACGGCGGAAAACGCCAGATCGAGGTCGGCAATCTGCGCCAGTACGACCCGCCGGACCACACCCGGCTGCGCAGAATGCTCACCCCCGAGTTCACGATGCGGCGGATCCGCAGGCTGGAACCCTTCATCGAGGAGATCGTCGAGCACTGCCTCGACGCGCTGGAGGGGGCGGGCAGGCCCGCCGACCTCGTGCGGCACTTCGCCTGGCCCATCCCCGGCCTGGTCGGCTGCGCGCTGCTCGGAGTACCCCGCGACGACGCGGCCGAGCTCGCCCGCAACCTCAACATCAGCAGGACCGGCACCGGCTTCGGCCGGCACACCAGCCGCGAGGAACGCGAACGCCAACGGGCCGCCGTCAACGCGTACATGACGTACATGAACAGGCTCGTCCGGCAGAAGCGCCGCGCCCCGGGCGACGACCTGCTCGGCATGCTCATCCGGCGGCACGGCGACGACCTCACCGACGAAGAGCTGACCGGCATGGCCGCCGCCATCATGGGCTCCGGCCTCGAGGACATCGGCGGCATGCTCGGCCTCGGCCCGCTGGCCCTCCTCGAACACCCCGACCAGCTCGCCCTGTTCCAGGACAGGCCCGACCTGCTCGACTCCGCCGTGGAGGAACTCATCCGCTACGTCTCGTCGGTGCAGAACGCCACACCCCGCACCGCCCTCGTCGACGTGACCGTGGGCGGGCAGCTGATCAGGGCGGGCGAGTCCGTGATCTGCTCCCTGCTCGCGGTGAGCCGCGACCCGGCAGGCGGCGCCATGGCGAACGGCGCACCGCAGGACACGCTCGACATCACCCGCGACAACTCCGGACACCTGGCGTTCGGCCACGGCGTCCACCACTGCATCGGCGCGGTCCTCGCCCGCGTGGAACTCCGCATCGCGATATCGGCGCTCCTTCGCCGGTTCCCCAAGCTGAGCCTCGCCGTGCCGGCCGAAGAAATCCGCTTCCGCACCTGGACGCCCAATTATGGCGTCGACGAACTCCTCGTGCGGTGGTGA
- a CDS encoding peptidoglycan-binding protein yields the protein MTSRDETEALSVAGEPSGALERHSSGEVSTKRPGAVDTAEEPSPDNRPHTRDLETSLTAEPATAPDTASDDGSDDGSEDGTPTGSGRRRRPLRTSLIALAAITVTAAAGVAATGAIGGDGNDSGGSAPSGPPATAKVERTTLTDTETVDGNLGYGDATTVQAPASASGTGEGQSGQDQSGQGQSGQSDQSGQGTSGAGSAGDGIVTWVPEEGKRIERGDTVYRVDQQRIPLLYGSFPLYRTLRSGSEGDDVEMLEKNLRALGYTGFTVDETYNSATAEAVKEWQDDLNREETGTVAAGDAVVADGARRVADVKASPGAALSGSVLSWTGTERIVGVDLDVQFEDLVEKGTEVTVELPDNTTVQAEVTDIGTPSTSKGDDSADGSGSGDSGSGDSDDKATLPVELTVKDQKGLGRYQAAAVQVTLKAESREDVLVVPVSALVAQRGGGYAVEVVTADGTEYRPVKLGMFADSKVEVSGKGIKEGTVVGVPK from the coding sequence GTGACCAGCCGCGACGAGACCGAAGCACTGTCCGTGGCGGGCGAGCCGTCCGGCGCGCTGGAACGGCACAGCTCCGGTGAGGTGTCGACGAAGCGGCCCGGAGCCGTCGACACCGCCGAGGAACCCTCCCCGGACAACCGCCCGCACACCCGCGACCTCGAAACATCGCTTACCGCGGAACCCGCCACCGCGCCGGACACCGCGTCGGACGACGGCTCCGACGACGGTTCCGAAGACGGGACGCCTACCGGCAGCGGCCGCAGGCGCCGCCCGCTGCGCACCTCGCTGATCGCGCTCGCCGCGATCACCGTGACCGCGGCGGCCGGTGTCGCCGCCACCGGAGCCATCGGCGGCGACGGCAACGACTCCGGGGGTTCCGCGCCCTCGGGCCCGCCGGCCACGGCGAAGGTGGAACGCACGACGCTGACCGACACCGAGACCGTCGACGGCAACCTCGGCTACGGCGACGCGACCACCGTGCAGGCACCGGCCTCGGCGTCCGGCACGGGCGAAGGACAGTCGGGCCAGGACCAGTCGGGCCAAGGCCAGTCCGGCCAGTCCGACCAGTCGGGGCAAGGCACCTCCGGCGCGGGGAGCGCGGGCGACGGCATCGTCACCTGGGTGCCCGAGGAGGGCAAGAGGATCGAACGCGGCGACACCGTGTACCGCGTCGACCAGCAGCGGATCCCGCTTCTGTACGGCTCGTTCCCGCTGTACCGCACCCTGCGGTCCGGCAGCGAGGGCGACGACGTCGAGATGCTGGAGAAGAACCTCCGCGCCCTCGGCTACACGGGCTTCACCGTCGACGAGACGTACAACTCCGCGACCGCCGAGGCCGTCAAGGAGTGGCAGGACGACCTGAACCGCGAGGAGACCGGCACCGTGGCCGCGGGGGACGCCGTGGTCGCCGACGGCGCACGGCGCGTCGCCGACGTGAAGGCCTCGCCCGGCGCCGCCCTGAGCGGCAGCGTCCTCTCCTGGACCGGCACCGAGCGGATCGTCGGCGTCGACCTCGACGTGCAGTTCGAGGACCTGGTCGAGAAGGGCACCGAGGTCACCGTCGAACTCCCCGACAACACCACCGTCCAGGCCGAGGTCACGGACATCGGGACGCCCTCCACCTCCAAGGGCGACGACTCCGCCGACGGCTCGGGATCCGGCGACTCCGGCTCCGGGGACTCCGACGACAAGGCCACCCTGCCCGTCGAGCTGACGGTGAAGGACCAGAAGGGCCTCGGCCGCTACCAGGCCGCCGCCGTCCAGGTCACGCTGAAGGCCGAGTCCCGCGAGGACGTCCTCGTCGTCCCCGTGAGCGCCCTGGTGGCGCAGCGCGGCGGAGGTTACGCGGTGGAGGTCGTCACCGCGGACGGCACCGAGTACCGCCCGGTCAAGCTCGGCATGTTCGCCGACAGCAAGGTCGAGGTGTCCGGCAAGGGCATCAAGGAAGGCACCGTCGTGGGGGTCCCCAAGTGA
- a CDS encoding flavin reductase family protein, whose translation MDIEFREMMASFPTGVSVVTARDGSAGPRGMTCSSLCSLSVNPPTLLTCLRSGSPTLRAVTDSGAFAVNLLHGEAGWVAALFASGAPDRFERVAWRPFGRGRSPALVDAAHAVAECSVERTHPSGDHVIVVGAVRSVERLRHESALLYGFRRYAELAPGETAVGVLSERGG comes from the coding sequence ATGGACATCGAGTTCCGCGAAATGATGGCGTCGTTCCCGACCGGTGTGTCGGTCGTGACGGCCCGGGACGGCAGTGCGGGGCCCCGGGGAATGACGTGCTCCTCGCTGTGCAGCCTCAGCGTGAACCCGCCGACGCTCCTGACGTGTCTGCGCAGCGGCAGCCCGACGCTGAGAGCCGTGACCGACAGCGGCGCCTTCGCGGTCAACCTGCTGCACGGCGAGGCGGGTTGGGTCGCGGCGCTCTTCGCGTCCGGGGCGCCCGACCGCTTCGAGCGCGTCGCCTGGCGGCCCTTCGGCCGCGGGCGCAGCCCCGCGCTCGTCGACGCGGCGCACGCCGTCGCCGAGTGCTCCGTGGAGCGCACCCATCCCTCCGGCGACCATGTGATCGTCGTCGGGGCGGTGCGCTCGGTCGAGCGGCTGCGGCACGAGAGCGCCCTGCTCTACGGTTTCCGGCGCTACGCCGAACTCGCCCCGGGTGAAACGGCCGTGGGAGTCCTCTCCGAACGGGGCGGGTGA
- a CDS encoding ABC transporter permease, whose product MTAIKELERAAAPEPPEPPRRPKPARMNPADVLRVGGSGLRSRPMRVFLSALGIAIGIAAMVGVVGISTSSTEDLNRRLQDLGTNLLTVTPGQNFSGGEAHLPVESVDMIAAMDDVESVSALGKTDAKVYRSDYTPVEETGGLNVSAARTDLPKSVGAEIVDGRWLNAANSRYPAVVLGPKAAEQLGVHRAGDDVKVWIGGRWFTVVGLLAPNELVPSLDSSALVGWSVAERELDFDGSPTTIFTRADESSVNDVQEVLGATTNPESPNEANVSRPSDALAAKEATDDTLSGLLLGLGGVALLVGGVGVANTMVISVLERRSEIGLRRSLGATRGQIRTQFLAEALLLSALGGVGGVLLGIAVTGGYASYQGWPSVVPVWAMAGGVGATLVIGGLAGFYPAVRAARLPPTEALATT is encoded by the coding sequence ATGACCGCGATCAAGGAGCTGGAGCGCGCCGCGGCCCCCGAGCCGCCCGAGCCCCCGCGGCGACCCAAGCCCGCCCGGATGAACCCCGCGGACGTGCTGCGGGTCGGCGGCTCCGGGCTGCGCTCCCGCCCGATGCGGGTGTTCCTCTCGGCGCTCGGCATCGCCATCGGGATCGCCGCGATGGTGGGCGTGGTCGGCATCTCCACCTCCTCCACCGAGGACCTCAACCGCAGGCTGCAGGACCTGGGCACCAACCTCCTGACGGTGACTCCGGGGCAGAACTTCAGCGGCGGCGAGGCCCATCTGCCGGTCGAGTCGGTCGACATGATCGCGGCGATGGACGACGTCGAATCGGTCTCCGCGCTCGGCAAGACCGACGCCAAGGTGTACCGCAGCGACTACACGCCCGTGGAGGAGACCGGCGGCCTCAACGTGTCCGCGGCCCGCACGGACCTGCCGAAGTCGGTCGGCGCCGAGATCGTCGACGGCCGCTGGCTCAACGCCGCCAACAGCCGCTATCCGGCGGTCGTCCTCGGCCCCAAGGCCGCCGAGCAACTCGGCGTGCACCGGGCGGGCGACGACGTGAAGGTCTGGATCGGCGGCCGCTGGTTCACCGTCGTCGGCCTGCTCGCCCCCAACGAACTCGTGCCGTCCCTGGACTCGTCGGCCCTGGTCGGCTGGTCCGTGGCGGAGCGCGAACTGGACTTCGACGGCTCCCCGACCACCATCTTCACGCGGGCCGACGAGTCGTCCGTCAACGACGTGCAGGAAGTCCTCGGCGCCACCACCAACCCCGAGAGCCCCAACGAGGCCAACGTCTCCCGGCCCTCGGACGCGCTGGCCGCCAAGGAAGCCACCGACGACACCCTCAGCGGACTGCTGCTCGGCCTCGGCGGAGTGGCCCTGCTCGTGGGCGGCGTCGGCGTCGCCAACACCATGGTCATCTCCGTCCTGGAACGCCGCTCCGAGATCGGCCTGCGCCGCTCGCTCGGCGCCACCCGCGGCCAGATCCGCACCCAGTTCCTGGCCGAGGCGCTGCTCCTGTCCGCACTCGGCGGCGTCGGCGGAGTCCTGCTCGGCATCGCCGTCACCGGCGGCTACGCCTCCTACCAGGGCTGGCCCTCCGTCGTCCCCGTCTGGGCGATGGCCGGCGGCGTCGGTGCCACGCTCGTCATCGGAGGCCTCGCCGGCTTCTATCCGGCGGTACGAGCGGCACGGCTGCCCCCGACCGAGGCCCTGGCGACGACATGA
- a CDS encoding cytochrome P450: MPKPLDETEQSPLVETTPPGTLDRAWLATGYDEVRAILGDSDRFTTLPPADNIEDSRRLVQPGNLLHYDPPEHTRLRKMLTGEFTLRRVRVLEPLVEGIVTERLDAMEGAAQPIDLVPHFVWPTTSLIGCALLGIPRDDQAELARHLDTNRIDNPDRDQRDAAGNSYLVYLSKFTARKRRNPGEDLLGRLIQRHGDDLTPAELTGTAATLLASFIQNVGGTLGLGILALLEHPDQLALLKERPELIDHAVEELIRSVSIISHASPRTAREDVTLAGRTVKAGEPVACSLLGANNTRSPGEPTEPIDITRDNSRHMAFGHGIHYCLGAPLTRMELRIAIAELLRRFPGVRLAAPRDELRFTSKAVETLPVAW, encoded by the coding sequence ATGCCCAAGCCACTGGACGAAACCGAGCAGTCGCCGCTCGTCGAGACCACCCCTCCCGGGACGCTGGACCGCGCATGGCTCGCCACCGGATACGACGAGGTGCGGGCGATCCTCGGCGACTCGGACCGCTTCACCACACTGCCGCCCGCGGACAACATCGAGGACTCCCGGCGCCTCGTGCAGCCCGGCAACCTGCTGCACTACGACCCGCCCGAGCACACCCGGCTGCGGAAGATGCTCACCGGCGAGTTCACACTCCGCCGGGTGCGCGTCCTCGAACCCCTCGTCGAGGGCATCGTGACCGAGCGCCTCGACGCCATGGAGGGCGCCGCGCAACCCATCGACCTCGTACCGCACTTCGTGTGGCCCACCACCAGCCTCATCGGGTGCGCGCTGCTCGGCATACCCCGCGACGACCAGGCCGAACTCGCCCGCCATCTCGACACCAACCGCATCGACAACCCCGACAGGGACCAGCGGGACGCGGCGGGCAACTCGTACCTCGTCTACCTCAGCAAATTCACGGCACGGAAGCGCCGCAACCCCGGCGAAGACCTGCTCGGCCGGCTCATCCAGCGCCACGGCGACGACCTCACACCCGCCGAACTGACGGGCACCGCCGCGACACTCCTCGCCTCCTTCATCCAGAACGTGGGCGGCACGCTGGGGCTGGGCATCCTCGCCCTCCTGGAACACCCGGACCAGCTCGCCCTGCTCAAGGAGCGCCCGGAACTCATCGACCACGCGGTGGAGGAGCTGATCCGCAGCGTCTCGATCATCTCGCACGCCTCACCCCGCACCGCCCGGGAGGACGTCACCCTCGCGGGCAGGACGGTCAAGGCGGGGGAGCCGGTCGCCTGCTCGCTGCTCGGCGCCAACAACACCCGCTCGCCCGGGGAGCCGACGGAGCCCATCGACATCACCCGGGACAACAGCCGCCACATGGCGTTCGGACACGGCATCCACTACTGCCTCGGCGCACCGCTGACCAGGATGGAACTGCGGATCGCGATCGCGGAACTGCTGCGCAGGTTCCCCGGGGTGCGGCTCGCCGCGCCGCGCGACGAACTCCGCTTCACGTCGAAGGCCGTGGAGACGCTGCCGGTGGCCTGGTAA